One genomic segment of Candidatus Woesearchaeota archaeon includes these proteins:
- the map gene encoding type II methionyl aminopeptidase — protein MDKEELDFLKKSGRIAGLALNYGAKLIKSGESVVKILDEVEKYIKDNGGDIAFPAQISINNVAAHFCPTDESDIVIKDDDIIKLDCGVSINGFIADNAKTVCPSGIHDDLIKASRDALNSALKIMKPGVELREIGKEIHDVITSRGFAPIRNLSGHGLDRYEIHSYPTVPNFDTGDNSYLSVGDVVAVEPFASTGAGVVYESSNCTLFTLSDEKPVRSPLTRDVLKEIKTFQGFPFTSRWLIRKFGPGKTAFALREMKVKEMLQEHPPLLDKGNGLVSQAEHSVIVGKQPLVYTRVDD, from the coding sequence ATGGATAAAGAAGAATTAGATTTTTTAAAGAAATCTGGAAGAATTGCTGGTCTAGCACTTAATTATGGTGCTAAATTGATTAAGTCTGGGGAAAGCGTTGTTAAAATTCTTGATGAAGTTGAAAAATATATTAAAGATAATGGTGGAGATATTGCTTTTCCTGCACAAATAAGTATTAATAATGTTGCTGCTCATTTTTGTCCTACTGATGAATCCGATATTGTTATTAAAGATGATGATATTATTAAATTAGATTGTGGCGTGAGTATTAATGGTTTTATTGCTGATAATGCTAAAACTGTTTGTCCTAGTGGCATTCATGATGATCTAATTAAGGCTTCAAGAGATGCTTTAAATTCTGCTCTAAAAATTATGAAACCTGGCGTTGAGTTAAGAGAGATAGGCAAAGAAATTCATGATGTAATTACAAGTCGGGGGTTTGCGCCTATTAGAAATCTTTCAGGCCATGGGTTGGATAGATATGAAATTCATAGTTATCCTACTGTTCCTAACTTTGATACGGGAGATAATTCTTATTTGAGTGTTGGAGATGTTGTTGCAGTTGAACCTTTTGCTAGTACTGGCGCGGGTGTTGTTTATGAGAGTAGTAATTGTACTTTGTTCACTCTTTCAGATGAGAAGCCAGTTAGAAGTCCTTTAACTAGAGATGTTTTAAAGGAGATTAAAACTTTTCAAGGATTTCCATTTACCTCCCGTTGGCTTATAAGGAAATTCGGTCCAGGAAAAACCGCTTTTGCCTTAAGAGAGATGAAAGTTAAAGAAATGTTACAAGAGCACCCTCCTTTGCTTGATAAGGGCAATGGTTTGGTAAGTCAGGCAGAACATTCAGTTATTGTTGGCAAGCAACCTTTAGTTTATACTAGGGTGGATGATTAG